In the Candidatus Roizmanbacteria bacterium genome, TGGAAGAGCCACTACGTCTGCAGCTGAGTAGTACTGAGTAAGTTTGTGTTCATCGACAAACCCAACAATTGTCGTGCGACTTGACTCACGGGCCAACTTATACACTTCCCTGCAATATTTTTGGTACTGGGGACTATTTTTCAGCGCCGGGTTTTTTCCTCCAACAAGAAGAAGTTTCATATTCTGGGTATTTATTTGGTTGAATACCTTTGTGATCCAATCAGTTCCTTTATGCCAGTCAAAAAAACCAAAAACCAACACAACAAAATCATTGCTCGAGAGCCCTAACTTGCGCTTGGATAGTGCTTTTGATACTGTTGGTTGCTCGGTTACCCCAACGGGAATAGTTACGAGCTTGTCTGCGTTAATGTATTTTCTAAGCTTGTCGCGTAAGTCTTCCTCAAATACGATTACCTTGTCCGAGAGGAGTCCGATGATTTTGTAGAAAAACTTAAGGTATAGATTAGTAAGCTGGATACGAGAATGATTCCATAGTTTACGAACCATAAATCTGGTCTGTTTAATCTGTAGTTTGTAGAGCTGGAATTGGTGATGTTTCAAGGTTGCAAACTCCTGTGGAGCGTGCTGAAACTCAAAGTAAACGTGTTTTCCCAAAAACTTCATGACAGCGACAATAAAAGGTAGGATATAGGTAGGCGTTACTCCACCATAGACGTGGAAATCAAACTGGATGAGTATATTTCTAATATTTGTGTATTTGACAACCGGTCCAAGTACTGAGAGTAAAGAAAGAGAATTGTTTCGCCTC is a window encoding:
- a CDS encoding glycosyltransferase family 4 protein, with the protein product MKKRRLPLNDENTLLVVTSFPENDHEALPLAIHAKRSLIELSKKQNILVLAEKLGKKITHSENKSLLVQRVWRRNNSLSLLSVLGPVVKYTNIRNILIQFDFHVYGGVTPTYILPFIVAVMKFLGKHVYFEFQHAPQEFATLKHHQFQLYKLQIKQTRFMVRKLWNHSRIQLTNLYLKFFYKIIGLLSDKVIVFEEDLRDKLRKYINADKLVTIPVGVTEQPTVSKALSKRKLGLSSNDFVVLVFGFFDWHKGTDWITKVFNQINTQNMKLLLVGGKNPALKNSPQYQKYCREVYKLARESSRTTIVGFVDEHKLTQYYSAADVVALPNREFMAAPSTMTHALGFHKPVIFSTTFLDYMKSPDFLKAMEESQITDRDLFFSIDKNDILDLLKTLRSDKHKYKKLITFSKLLARKRRSTQLTRDYQTLVSKSYTLTPRFAFSK